Proteins from one Juglans microcarpa x Juglans regia isolate MS1-56 chromosome 1S, Jm3101_v1.0, whole genome shotgun sequence genomic window:
- the LOC121246609 gene encoding uncharacterized protein At1g51745 isoform X2, producing the protein MGSSSGEAKSNGIDASVGGLVWVRRRNGSWWPGRIMGLDELSEGSLVSPRSGTPVKLLGREDASVDWYNLEKSKRVKAFRCGEYDECIEKAKVSAANSNKKAVKYARREDAIIHALEIESARLGTDRLDFFQRDNSGGDLGSSARESPSMSRSVEENVDRGDDASDSEDNSNSAPELSQSGLSFEEPNHNNPAKVQSVLGRRRRTPNDSEDDGTEGVKRMRGLEDLGMGVVSKRKAGGMLDLVQHDSASLCDSSAGNWISNGSPVNGSKGYLPSLKRKRSQVANVHEFLKRKNRRRPLTKVLECTAMVSVPVICDQLPSSSGSPLQGMSDSRVSGLESNDSKKSVIVNNNSDSTGVSCENGVPLNASEHACDASQILYKTKENEISSTAGLAENGSSDRLFDVPFVGEEKHTEGFSPIPVSVSSGRSHVALGRQSCQGSQAEAALLRNEGLNESGSTSSATVHINNISQRIEKGIEHLEGSDQKVDGTGVGGCLTSYNCTLRPKCKSVAEGQVDGFRDWGKQMSQRDSQIRVPKAEVNLSPKGSLTPQRSLPYRQSRFTVHSRYQIPDFPVRNISTDASLCDVKIEVKASYRPQHVPLVSLMSKLNGKAIVGHPLTVEVLDDGHCDYLLRSVECNLKVGAMRNAARPNSVSRRVPAKHLALQPRFSPVKLPKIKKSGLLSKKIRKLSSLTGHKQSEEEQKPVVDKPKGLL; encoded by the exons GGATTGGTATAATCTTGAAAAATCTAAGAGGGTTAAGGCATTTCGGTGTGGGGAATATGATGAATGCATTGAAAAGGCAAAGGTATCTGCAGCTAATTCCAATAAAAAAGCAGTTAAATACGCTCGGAGGGAAGATGCCATTATCCATGCTCTTGAGATTGAGAGTGCTCGCCTTGGCACAGATCGCTTGGATTTCTTTCAACGGGATAATTCAGGTGGCGACCTTGGTAGTTCAGCCAGAGAGTCACCTAGCATGTCTCGTTCTGTTGAAGAAAACGTGGATCGGGGTGACGATGCTAGTGATTCTGAAGACAATTCAAATTCAGCGCCAGAGTTATCTCAATCTGGTTTATCTTTTGAAGAGCCAAATCATAATAATCCTGCTAAGGTGCAATCTGTcctgggaagaagaagaagaaccccaAATGATTCGGAGGACGATGGAACAGAAGGAGTTAAGCGTATGAGAGGACTTGAGGACCTGGGCATGGGTGTCGTTTCAAAAAGGAAAGCTGGAGGGATGCTCGATCTAGTTCAACATGATAGTGCTTCACTCTGTGATTCAAGTGCCGGGAATTGGATATCTAATGGGAGTCCTGTCAATGGTAGCAAAGGTTATTTGCCGTCACTCAAAAGGAAGAGATCTCAAGTGGCAAATGTTCATGaatttttgaaaaggaaaaaccgTCGCCGACCATTGACAAAGGTTTTGGAGTGTACAGCCATGGTTTCTGTTCCAGTTATTTGTGATCAACTTCCCAGTTCAAGTGGTTCACCTCTTCAGGGTATGTCCGATAGCAGGGTTTCGGGACTGGAATCTAATGACTCAAAGAAATCTGTGATTGTGAACAACAATTCTGACAGCACCGGAGTTTCGTGTGAGAATGGAGTCCCTTTAAATGCTTCTGAACATGCCTGTGATGCTTCCCAAATCCTTTACAAGACTAAGGAGAATGAAATTTCCAGCACAGCTGGGTTAGCTGAGAATGGTTCTTCTGATAGGTTATTTGATGTACCATTTGTTGGGGAGGAAAAACACACTGAAG GTTTTTCGCCTATACCCGTGTCTGTTTCATCTGGAAGGTCTCATGTTGCTTTGGGAAGGCAATCTTGTCAAGGTAGTCAAGCTGAAGCTGCATTGTTGAGAAACGAGGGACTTAATGAATCTGGTTCTACCAGTTCAGCTACTGttcatattaataatattagccAGAGGATAGAGAAAG GTATAGAGCATTTGGAGGGTTCAGATCAGAAAGTTGATGGCACTGGCGTTGGTGGATGCCTCACATCATATAATTGTACCTTGCGACCAAAGTGCAAATCAGTTGCTGAAGGCCAGGTAGATGGTTTCAGGGACTGGGGCAAGCAAATGTCTCAGAGGGATTCGCAAATAAGAGTGCCAAAAGCTGAAGTGAATCTATCACCCAAAGGCTCTTTGACACCCCAAAGGTCACTTCCGTATCGTCAGTCCCGCTTTACAGTTCACTCCAGATATCAGATACCAGATTTTCCTGTCAGAAATATTTCCACTGATGCTTCACTGTGTGATGTTAAGATTGAAGTGAAAGCAAGCTATCGGCCACAGCATGTGCCATTGGTTTCCCTCATGAGTAAGTTGAATGGTAAAGCTATTGTTGGTCACCCTCTCACAGTCGAGGTTTTGGATGATGGCCATTGTGATTATCTGTTGAGAAGCGTGGAGTGTAATCTCAAAGTTGGTGCAATGCGTAATGCTGCCAGGCCAAATTCAGTATCCAGAAGAGTTCCTGCCAAGCACTTGGCATTGCAGCCACGTTTTTCACCTGTTAAAttaccaaaaataaagaaatctgGGTTATTGTCTAAAAAGATACGGAAACTTTCTTCCTTGACTGGTCACAAGCAGTCCGAAGAAGAGCAGAAACCAGTGGTAGATAAGCCTAAAGGCCTGTTGTAG
- the LOC121246609 gene encoding uncharacterized protein At1g51745 isoform X1, whose product MGSSSGEAKSNGIDASVGGLVWVRRRNGSWWPGRIMGLDELSEGSLVSPRSGTPVKLLGREDASVDWYNLEKSKRVKAFRCGEYDECIEKAKVSAANSNKKAVKYARREDAIIHALEIESARLGTDRLDFFQRDNSGGDLGSSARESPSMSRSVEENVDRGDDASDSEDNSNSAPELSQSGLSFEEPNHNNPAKVQSVLGRRRRTPNDSEDDGTEGVKRMRGLEDLGMGVVSKRKAGGMLDLVQHDSASLCDSSAGNWISNGSPVNGSKGYLPSLKRKRSQVANVHEFLKRKNRRRPLTKVLECTAMVSVPVICDQLPSSSGSPLQGMSDSRVSGLESNDSKKSVIVNNNSDSTGVSCENGVPLNASEHACDASQILYKTKENEISSTAGLAENGSSDRLFDVPFVGEEKHTEGFSPIPVSVSSGRSHVALGRQSCQGSQAEAALLRNEGLNESGSTSSATVHINNISQRIEKGTSKWQLKRKRNSRHLSKNRKQGSRKYVDMDDESNAYLAGIEHLEGSDQKVDGTGVGGCLTSYNCTLRPKCKSVAEGQVDGFRDWGKQMSQRDSQIRVPKAEVNLSPKGSLTPQRSLPYRQSRFTVHSRYQIPDFPVRNISTDASLCDVKIEVKASYRPQHVPLVSLMSKLNGKAIVGHPLTVEVLDDGHCDYLLRSVECNLKVGAMRNAARPNSVSRRVPAKHLALQPRFSPVKLPKIKKSGLLSKKIRKLSSLTGHKQSEEEQKPVVDKPKGLL is encoded by the exons GGATTGGTATAATCTTGAAAAATCTAAGAGGGTTAAGGCATTTCGGTGTGGGGAATATGATGAATGCATTGAAAAGGCAAAGGTATCTGCAGCTAATTCCAATAAAAAAGCAGTTAAATACGCTCGGAGGGAAGATGCCATTATCCATGCTCTTGAGATTGAGAGTGCTCGCCTTGGCACAGATCGCTTGGATTTCTTTCAACGGGATAATTCAGGTGGCGACCTTGGTAGTTCAGCCAGAGAGTCACCTAGCATGTCTCGTTCTGTTGAAGAAAACGTGGATCGGGGTGACGATGCTAGTGATTCTGAAGACAATTCAAATTCAGCGCCAGAGTTATCTCAATCTGGTTTATCTTTTGAAGAGCCAAATCATAATAATCCTGCTAAGGTGCAATCTGTcctgggaagaagaagaagaaccccaAATGATTCGGAGGACGATGGAACAGAAGGAGTTAAGCGTATGAGAGGACTTGAGGACCTGGGCATGGGTGTCGTTTCAAAAAGGAAAGCTGGAGGGATGCTCGATCTAGTTCAACATGATAGTGCTTCACTCTGTGATTCAAGTGCCGGGAATTGGATATCTAATGGGAGTCCTGTCAATGGTAGCAAAGGTTATTTGCCGTCACTCAAAAGGAAGAGATCTCAAGTGGCAAATGTTCATGaatttttgaaaaggaaaaaccgTCGCCGACCATTGACAAAGGTTTTGGAGTGTACAGCCATGGTTTCTGTTCCAGTTATTTGTGATCAACTTCCCAGTTCAAGTGGTTCACCTCTTCAGGGTATGTCCGATAGCAGGGTTTCGGGACTGGAATCTAATGACTCAAAGAAATCTGTGATTGTGAACAACAATTCTGACAGCACCGGAGTTTCGTGTGAGAATGGAGTCCCTTTAAATGCTTCTGAACATGCCTGTGATGCTTCCCAAATCCTTTACAAGACTAAGGAGAATGAAATTTCCAGCACAGCTGGGTTAGCTGAGAATGGTTCTTCTGATAGGTTATTTGATGTACCATTTGTTGGGGAGGAAAAACACACTGAAG GTTTTTCGCCTATACCCGTGTCTGTTTCATCTGGAAGGTCTCATGTTGCTTTGGGAAGGCAATCTTGTCAAGGTAGTCAAGCTGAAGCTGCATTGTTGAGAAACGAGGGACTTAATGAATCTGGTTCTACCAGTTCAGCTACTGttcatattaataatattagccAGAGGATAGAGAAAGGTACTTCAAAGTGGCAGTTAAAACGAAAGAGGAATTCGAGACatttaagtaaaaatagaaaacaGGGCTCCAGAAAATATGTGGACATGgatgatgaatccaatgcttATTTGGCAGGTATAGAGCATTTGGAGGGTTCAGATCAGAAAGTTGATGGCACTGGCGTTGGTGGATGCCTCACATCATATAATTGTACCTTGCGACCAAAGTGCAAATCAGTTGCTGAAGGCCAGGTAGATGGTTTCAGGGACTGGGGCAAGCAAATGTCTCAGAGGGATTCGCAAATAAGAGTGCCAAAAGCTGAAGTGAATCTATCACCCAAAGGCTCTTTGACACCCCAAAGGTCACTTCCGTATCGTCAGTCCCGCTTTACAGTTCACTCCAGATATCAGATACCAGATTTTCCTGTCAGAAATATTTCCACTGATGCTTCACTGTGTGATGTTAAGATTGAAGTGAAAGCAAGCTATCGGCCACAGCATGTGCCATTGGTTTCCCTCATGAGTAAGTTGAATGGTAAAGCTATTGTTGGTCACCCTCTCACAGTCGAGGTTTTGGATGATGGCCATTGTGATTATCTGTTGAGAAGCGTGGAGTGTAATCTCAAAGTTGGTGCAATGCGTAATGCTGCCAGGCCAAATTCAGTATCCAGAAGAGTTCCTGCCAAGCACTTGGCATTGCAGCCACGTTTTTCACCTGTTAAAttaccaaaaataaagaaatctgGGTTATTGTCTAAAAAGATACGGAAACTTTCTTCCTTGACTGGTCACAAGCAGTCCGAAGAAGAGCAGAAACCAGTGGTAGATAAGCCTAAAGGCCTGTTGTAG